A region of Macaca thibetana thibetana isolate TM-01 chromosome 20, ASM2454274v1, whole genome shotgun sequence DNA encodes the following proteins:
- the LOC126944464 gene encoding sulfotransferase 1A1 isoform X1, translating to MELIQDTSRPPLEYVKGVPLIKYFAEALEPLQSFRARPDDLLISTYPKSGTTWVSQILDMIYQGGDLEKCRRAPIFMRVPFLEFKVPGIPSGMETLKDTPAPRLLKTHLPLALLPQTLLDQKVKVVYVARNAKDVAVSYYHFYHMAKVHPEPGTWDSFLEKFMAGEVSYGSWYQHVQEWWELSHTHPVLYLFYEDMKENPKREIRKILEFVGHSLPEETVDLMVQHTSFKEMKKNPMANYTTIPQELMDHSISPFMRKGMTGDWKTTFTVAQNERFDADYAEKMAGCSLSFRSELLANMAKPQLY from the exons ATGGAGCTGATCCAGGACACCTCTCGCCCGCCACTGGAGTATGTGAAGGGGGTTCCGCTCATCAAGTACTTTGCAGAGGCACTGGAACCCCTGCAGAGCTTCCGGGCCCGGCCCGATGACCTGCTCATCAGCACCTACCCCAAGTCCG ggACTACCTGGGTGAGCCAGATTCTGGACATGATCTACCAAGGTGGTGACCTGGAGAAGTGTCGCCGAGCTCCCATCTTCATGCGGGTGCCCTTCCTTGAGTTCAAAGTCCCAGGGATTCCCTCAG GGATGGAGACTCTGAAAGACACACCGGCCCCACGGCTCCTGAAGACACACCTGCCCCTGGCCCTGCTGCCCCAGACTCTGTTGGATCAGAAGGTCaag GTGGTCTATGTTGCCCGCAACGCAAAGGATGTGGCGGTCTCCTACTACCACTTCTACCACATGGCCAAGGTGCACCCCGAGCCTGGGACCTGGGACAGCTTCCTGGAGAAGTTCATGGCCGGAGAAG TGTCCTATGGGTCCTGGTACCAGCACGTGCAGGAGTGGTGGGAGCTGAGCCACACCCACCCTGTTCTCTACCTCTTCTATGAAGACATGAAGGAG AACCCCAAAAGGGAGATTCGGAAGATCCTGGAGTTTGTGGGGCACTCCCTGCCAGAGGAGACCGTGGACCTCATGGTTCAACACACGTCATTCAAGGAGATGAAGAAGAACCCTATGGCCAACTACACCACCATCCCCCAGGAGCTCATGGACCACAGCATCTCCCCCTTCATGAGGAAAG gAATGACTGGGGACTGGAAAACCACCTTCACCGTGGCGCAGAATGAGCGCTTCGATGCGGACTATGCGGAGAAGATGGCaggctgcagcctcagcttccgcTCTGAGCT cctggccaacatggcgaaaccccaactctactga
- the LOC126944464 gene encoding sulfotransferase 1A1 isoform X2, protein MELIQDTSRPPLEYVKGVPLIKYFAEALEPLQSFRARPDDLLISTYPKSGTTWVSQILDMIYQGGDLEKCRRAPIFMRVPFLEFKVPGIPSGMETLKDTPAPRLLKTHLPLALLPQTLLDQKVKVVYVARNAKDVAVSYYHFYHMAKVHPEPGTWDSFLEKFMAGEVSYGSWYQHVQEWWELSHTHPVLYLFYEDMKENPKREIRKILEFVGHSLPEETVDLMVQHTSFKEMKKNPMANYTTIPQELMDHSISPFMRKGMTGDWKTTFTVAQNERFDADYAEKMAGCSLSFRSEL, encoded by the exons ATGGAGCTGATCCAGGACACCTCTCGCCCGCCACTGGAGTATGTGAAGGGGGTTCCGCTCATCAAGTACTTTGCAGAGGCACTGGAACCCCTGCAGAGCTTCCGGGCCCGGCCCGATGACCTGCTCATCAGCACCTACCCCAAGTCCG ggACTACCTGGGTGAGCCAGATTCTGGACATGATCTACCAAGGTGGTGACCTGGAGAAGTGTCGCCGAGCTCCCATCTTCATGCGGGTGCCCTTCCTTGAGTTCAAAGTCCCAGGGATTCCCTCAG GGATGGAGACTCTGAAAGACACACCGGCCCCACGGCTCCTGAAGACACACCTGCCCCTGGCCCTGCTGCCCCAGACTCTGTTGGATCAGAAGGTCaag GTGGTCTATGTTGCCCGCAACGCAAAGGATGTGGCGGTCTCCTACTACCACTTCTACCACATGGCCAAGGTGCACCCCGAGCCTGGGACCTGGGACAGCTTCCTGGAGAAGTTCATGGCCGGAGAAG TGTCCTATGGGTCCTGGTACCAGCACGTGCAGGAGTGGTGGGAGCTGAGCCACACCCACCCTGTTCTCTACCTCTTCTATGAAGACATGAAGGAG AACCCCAAAAGGGAGATTCGGAAGATCCTGGAGTTTGTGGGGCACTCCCTGCCAGAGGAGACCGTGGACCTCATGGTTCAACACACGTCATTCAAGGAGATGAAGAAGAACCCTATGGCCAACTACACCACCATCCCCCAGGAGCTCATGGACCACAGCATCTCCCCCTTCATGAGGAAAG gAATGACTGGGGACTGGAAAACCACCTTCACCGTGGCGCAGAATGAGCGCTTCGATGCGGACTATGCGGAGAAGATGGCaggctgcagcctcagcttccgcTCTGAGCTGTGA
- the LOC126944465 gene encoding sulfotransferase 1A1-like, whose product MELIQDTSRPPLEYVKGVPLIKYFAEALGPLQSFRARPDDLLISTYPKSGTTWVSQILDMIYQGGDLEKCHRAPIFMRVPFLEFKVPGIPSGMETLKDTPAPRLLKTHLPLALLPQTLLDQKVKMVYVARNAKDVAVSYYHFYHMAKVYPEPGTWDSFLEKFMAGEVSYGSWYQHVREWWELSHTHPVLYLFYEDMKENPKREIWKILEFVGRSLPEETVDLMVQHTSFKEMKKNPMANYTTVPQEFMDHSISPFMRKGMTGDWKTTFTVAQNERFDADYAEKMAGCSLSFRSEL is encoded by the exons ATGGAGCTGATCCAGGACACCTCTCGCCCGCCACTGGAGTATGTGAAGGGGGTTCCGCTCATCAAGTACTTTGCAGAGGCACTGGGACCCCTGCAGAGCTTCCGGGCCCGGCCCGATGACCTGCTCATCAGCACCTATCCCAAGTCCG ggACTACCTGGGTGAGCCAGATTCTGGACATGATCTACCAAGGCGGCGACTTGGAGAAGTGTCACCGAGCTCCCATCTTCATGCGGGTGCCCTTCCTTGAGTTCAAAGTCCCAGGGATTCCCTCAG GGATGGAGACTCTGAAAGACACACCGGCCCCACGGCTCCTGAAGACACACCTGCCCCTGGCTCTGCTGCCCCAGACTCTGTTGGATCAGAAGGTCaag ATGGTCTATGTTGCCCGCAACGCAAAGGATGTGGCGGTCTCCTACTACCACTTCTACCACATGGCCAAGGTGTACCCCGAGCCTGGGACCTGGGACAGCTTCCTGGAGAAGTTCATGGCCGGAGAAG TGTCCTACGGGTCCTGGTACCAGCACGTGCGGGAGTGGTGGGAGCTGAGCCACACCCACCCTGTTCTCTACCTCTTCTATGAAGACATGAAGGAG AACCCCAAAAGGGAGATTTGGAAGATCCTGGAGTTTGTGGGGCGCTCCCTGCCAGAGGAGACCGTGGACCTCATGGTTCAACACACGTCATTCAAGGAGATGAAGAAGAACCCTATGGCCAACTACACCACCGTCCCCCAGGAGTTCATGGACCACAGCATCTCCCCCTTCATGAGGAAAG gAATGACTGGGGACTGGAAAACCACCTTCACCGTGGCGCAGAATGAGCGCTTCGATGCGGACTATGCGGAGAAGATGGCaggctgcagcctcagcttccgcTCTGAGCTGTGA
- the LOC126944444 gene encoding sulfotransferase 1A1-like isoform X1 has product MELIQDTSRPPLEYVKGVPLIKYFAEALGPLQSFRARPDDLLISTYPKSGTTWVSQILDMIYQGGDLEKCRRAPIFMRVPFLEFKAPGIPSGMETLKDTPAPRLLKTHLPLALLPQTLLDQKVKMVYVARNAKDVAVSYYHFYHMAKVHPEPGTWDSFLEKFMAGEVSYGSWYQHVREWWELSHTHPVLYLFYEDMKENPKREIRKILEFVGRSLPEETVDLMVQHTSFKEMKKNPMTNYTTVPQEFMDHSISPFMRKGMTGDWKTTFTVAQNERFDADYAEKMAGCSLSFRSELVSISSQEKP; this is encoded by the exons ATGGAGCTGATCCAGGACACCTCTCGCCCGCCACTGGAGTACGTGAAGGGGGTTCCGCTCATCAAGTACTTTGCAGAGGCACTGGGACCCCTGCAGAGCTTCCGGGCCCGGCCCGATGACCTGCTCATCAGCACCTATCCCAAGTCCG ggACTACCTGGGTGAGCCAGATTCTGGACATGATCTACCAAGGTGGTGACCTGGAGAAGTGTCGCCGAGCTCCCATCTTCATGCGGGTGCCCTTCCTTGAGTTCAAAGCCCCAGGGATTCCCTCAG GGATGGAGACTCTGAAAGACACACCGGCCCCACGGCTCCTGAAGACACACCTGCCCCTGGCTCTGCTGCCCCAGACTCTGTTGGATCAGAAGGTCaag ATGGTCTATGTTGCCCGCAACGCAAAGGATGTGGCGGTCTCCTACTACCACTTCTACCACATGGCCAAGGTGCACCCTGAGCCTGGGACCTGGGACAGCTTCCTGGAGAAGTTCATGGCCGGAGAAG TGTCCTACGGGTCCTGGTACCAGCACGTGCGGGAGTGGTGGGAGCTGAGCCACACCCACCCTGTTCTCTACCTCTTCTATGAAGACATGAAGGAG AACCCCAAAAGGGAGATTCGGAAGATCCTGGAGTTTGTGGGGCGCTCCCTGCCAGAGGAGACCGTGGACCTCATGGTTCAACACACGTCATTCAAGGAGATGAAGAAGAACCCTATGACCAACTACACCACCGTCCCCCAGGAGTTCATGGACCACAGCATCTCCCCCTTCATGAGGAAAG gAATGACTGGGGACTGGAAAACCACCTTCACCGTGGCGCAGAATGAGCGCTTTGATGCGGACTATGCGGAGAAGATGGCaggctgcagcctcagcttccgcTCTGAGCT AGTCTCCATTTCAAGCCAAGAGAAACCATGA
- the LOC126944444 gene encoding sulfotransferase 1A1-like isoform X2 translates to MELIQDTSRPPLEYVKGVPLIKYFAEALGPLQSFRARPDDLLISTYPKSGTTWVSQILDMIYQGGDLEKCRRAPIFMRVPFLEFKAPGIPSGMETLKDTPAPRLLKTHLPLALLPQTLLDQKVKMVYVARNAKDVAVSYYHFYHMAKVHPEPGTWDSFLEKFMAGEVSYGSWYQHVREWWELSHTHPVLYLFYEDMKENPKREIRKILEFVGRSLPEETVDLMVQHTSFKEMKKNPMTNYTTVPQEFMDHSISPFMRKGMTGDWKTTFTVAQNERFDADYAEKMAGCSLSFRSEL, encoded by the exons ATGGAGCTGATCCAGGACACCTCTCGCCCGCCACTGGAGTACGTGAAGGGGGTTCCGCTCATCAAGTACTTTGCAGAGGCACTGGGACCCCTGCAGAGCTTCCGGGCCCGGCCCGATGACCTGCTCATCAGCACCTATCCCAAGTCCG ggACTACCTGGGTGAGCCAGATTCTGGACATGATCTACCAAGGTGGTGACCTGGAGAAGTGTCGCCGAGCTCCCATCTTCATGCGGGTGCCCTTCCTTGAGTTCAAAGCCCCAGGGATTCCCTCAG GGATGGAGACTCTGAAAGACACACCGGCCCCACGGCTCCTGAAGACACACCTGCCCCTGGCTCTGCTGCCCCAGACTCTGTTGGATCAGAAGGTCaag ATGGTCTATGTTGCCCGCAACGCAAAGGATGTGGCGGTCTCCTACTACCACTTCTACCACATGGCCAAGGTGCACCCTGAGCCTGGGACCTGGGACAGCTTCCTGGAGAAGTTCATGGCCGGAGAAG TGTCCTACGGGTCCTGGTACCAGCACGTGCGGGAGTGGTGGGAGCTGAGCCACACCCACCCTGTTCTCTACCTCTTCTATGAAGACATGAAGGAG AACCCCAAAAGGGAGATTCGGAAGATCCTGGAGTTTGTGGGGCGCTCCCTGCCAGAGGAGACCGTGGACCTCATGGTTCAACACACGTCATTCAAGGAGATGAAGAAGAACCCTATGACCAACTACACCACCGTCCCCCAGGAGTTCATGGACCACAGCATCTCCCCCTTCATGAGGAAAG gAATGACTGGGGACTGGAAAACCACCTTCACCGTGGCGCAGAATGAGCGCTTTGATGCGGACTATGCGGAGAAGATGGCaggctgcagcctcagcttccgcTCTGAGCTGTGA
- the LOC126944467 gene encoding SAGA-associated factor 29, whose protein sequence is MALVSADSRIAELLTELHQLIKQTQEERSRSEHNLVNIQKTHERMQTENKISPYYRTKLRGLYTTAKADAEAECNILRKALDKIAEIKSLLEERRIAAKIAGLYNDSEPPRKTMRRGVLMTLLQQSAMTLPLWIGKPGDKPPPLCGAIPASGDYVARPGDKVAARVKAVDGDEQWILAEVVSYSHATNKYEVDDIDEEGKERHTLSRRRVIPLPQWKANPETDPEALFQKEQLVLALYPQTTCFYRALIHAPPQRPQDDYSVLFEDTSYADGYSPPLNVAQRYVVACKEPKKK, encoded by the exons GAAGAGCGTTCGCGGAGCGAACACAACTTAGTGAACATCCAGAAGACCCATGAACGGATGCAGACAGAAAACAAGA TTTCTCCCTATTACCGGACAAAGCTGCGTGGCCTTTACACAACCGCCAAGGCCGATGCAGAGGCTGAGTGCAA CATCCTTCGGAAAGCTCTGGACAAGATCGCGGAAATCAAGTCTCTGTTGGAGGAGAGGCGGATTG CGGCCAAGATCGCAGGTCTCTACAATGACTCGGAGCCACCCCGGAAGACCATGCGCAGAGGGGTGCTGATGACCCTGCTGCAGCAGTCGGCCATGACCCTGCCCCTGTGGATCGGGAAGCCCGGTGACAA GCCCCCACCCCTCTGTGGGGCCATCCCCGCCTCAGGGGACTATGTGGCCAGACCTGGAGACAAGGTGGCTGCCCGGGTGAAGGCCGTGGATGGGGACGAGCAGTGGATCCTGGCCGAGGTGGTCAGTTACAGCCATGCCACCAACAA GTATGAGGTAGACGACATCGATGAAGAAGGCAAAGA GAGACACACCCTGAGCCGGCGCCGTGTCATCCCGCTGCCCCAGTGGAAGGCCAACCCAGAGACGGACCCCGAGGCCTTGTTTCAGAAGGAGCAGCTCGTGCTGGCCTTATATCCCCAGACCACCTGCTTCTACCGTGCCCTGATCCACGCACCCCCACAGCGG CCCCAGGATGACTACTCGGTCCTATTTGAAGACACCTCCTATGCAGACGGCTATTCCCCTCCCCTGAATGTGGCTCAGAGGTACGTGGTGGCTTGTAAGGAGCCCAAGAAAAAGTGA